CTTTCAATGCCACCGTTAAACCATTAATTTTGGCTGCCAATGCCTTGGCTTCTGCTTCTTCCTTTTGTTTCTTAGCAGCCTGGGTTTGTTTTTGGGTTTTTAATTCCTTCAGTTTACTCTCTGTGGCAGGTGCAGCCAGATTCTTAGGGTATAAGAAGTTTCTGGCATAACCCTCAGAAACATTCACAATATCACCTTTTTTTCCAAGCTTAACAACATCCTGTAATAATACAACTTGCATTGGTAATCCCCCTTTATAATGATCAATTTGTTATTTGTCTTTTTTCTGTATTGGTC
This genomic interval from Desulforamulus reducens MI-1 contains the following:
- the rplI gene encoding 50S ribosomal protein L9, coding for MQVVLLQDVVKLGKKGDIVNVSEGYARNFLYPKNLAAPATESKLKELKTQKQTQAAKKQKEEAEAKALAAKINGLTVALKVKVGDAGRLFGAISNKDIADGLKSQHGYSIDKKKIVLKEPIKNLGTYKITLKIHPVAQADINVEVASMD